From the Nostoc sp. PCC 7107 genome, the window GCCACGCTGTATCGATACACCACAACTAGACGAAGCAGAAAATCAAGCTTTACAAAAGTTATGGCAATATACACAAAATGTAGTCAATGAGGGCAAATATTCCCTGGTAGTTTTAGATGAATTAAGTTTAGCTATCAACTTTGGTTTAATTCCCGAAGCTGATGTTTTAGAGTTTCTGGCAAAACGCCCGCCCCACATCGATATTATTCTCACAGGGCCAGAAATGCCTAAATCCCTGTTAGATGTAGCCGACCAAATTACCGAAATTCGTCGTAGCCATCGCCCCTAAACGACACCCTTCACGATATTCTAGTAGTTCGGTTGGAATTACCTGTGAACTTGTGATTAAGAACGATAAATGGATTACGGAAATGGCTCAACAAGGGATGATTTCACCCTTTGAGCCAAGCTTAATCCGAAAAGTGCAGAAAGAGACATCCGTCGATGCTCAACCCGTTATCAGTTACGGTCTTTCTTCCTATGGCTACGATATCCGCCTCTCCCCGGCTGAGTTTCGGATTTTTCGCCACATACCGGGAACTGTGGTTGACCCCAAAAACTTTAATCCCCACAATTTAGAGTCAACACCACTGCATACAGATGTGAATGGCAGTTATTTTATTTTGCCTGCTCATTCTTATGGATTGGGAGTTGCTTTAGAAAAGCTA encodes:
- a CDS encoding P-loop NTPase family protein translates to MVAQLESPSSNSILSLPNPVEGLVQVFTSAHRNFFTTVMAQSLRIAGQGTSVLVVQFLKGGIGQGQDKPIQLGQNLDWIRCDLPRCIDTPQLDEAENQALQKLWQYTQNVVNEGKYSLVVLDELSLAINFGLIPEADVLEFLAKRPPHIDIILTGPEMPKSLLDVADQITEIRRSHRP